In a single window of the Microbacterium sp. SL75 genome:
- the glgX gene encoding glycogen debranching protein GlgX — MSRPETVLPARPALLSSSLDDLGVRLGPDGGTLRVWSGSADAMQLLVFDDLDLDWATETITMDPVGEGVFEATTALLRPGARYAIRVGGPHGPGHTFNPQSLLIEPYSRGLVSGSYGDWRSVVVDGSFDWGSSAKPRVPLDRTVIYEGHVKGLTKRHPFIPPALHGTYAGLAHPAMIDHLLSLGVTSVELLPVHAFATEPRLLQLGLSNYWGYNSLNFFTPHAPYATAASRAEGPEAVLREFKGMVKLLHEAGLEVLLDVVYNHTAEEGIGGPRTSLRGLDNRAYYRQTAEGAYIDETGCGNAVNTSTDAAARLILDSLRYWSEEVQIDGFRFDLAVTLGRDEHHSFTPEHPLLQAIRDDDRLASTKLIAEPWDVGMGGWQTGNFGEGWLEWNDRYRDRVRNFWLSDIDYARRAATAPVGIGGFATRLAGSSNTFSEERGPLASVNFVTAHDGFTLRDLVSYDVKHNLGNGEQNRDGADTNRSFNHGAEGRTDDERVLATRRKAMRNLMGTLLLSAGVPMITAGDEMGRTQRGNNNAYCHDSALTWLSWDLAPWQRDLFAHTQRLTQLRRENPALRPRRFARLGEVIPSASVMEWFDERGETMSIDGWNDPAHRTLQYLATSTPEDEEPNRVLLVVHGTEAATEIVLPELEGARYVSLWSSADERPSDQAERFAPGDVVPVAGASMRLFRVD, encoded by the coding sequence ATGTCCCGACCCGAGACTGTCCTGCCCGCTCGCCCCGCCCTGCTCAGCTCGTCCCTCGACGACCTGGGGGTGCGCCTCGGCCCCGACGGCGGCACGCTGCGCGTCTGGTCCGGGTCGGCCGACGCGATGCAGCTGCTCGTCTTCGACGACCTCGACCTCGACTGGGCGACCGAGACGATCACCATGGACCCCGTCGGCGAGGGCGTCTTCGAGGCGACCACCGCACTGCTCCGCCCCGGCGCCCGGTACGCGATCCGCGTCGGCGGACCGCACGGGCCGGGACACACCTTCAACCCGCAGTCGCTTCTCATCGAGCCGTACTCCCGCGGGCTCGTGTCGGGCAGCTACGGCGATTGGCGCTCGGTGGTCGTGGACGGATCCTTCGACTGGGGCAGCTCGGCCAAGCCGCGCGTGCCCCTCGACCGCACGGTCATCTACGAGGGTCACGTGAAGGGCCTCACCAAGCGGCATCCGTTCATTCCGCCCGCCCTCCACGGAACGTATGCGGGTCTCGCGCACCCCGCGATGATCGACCACCTGCTCTCCCTCGGGGTGACCAGCGTCGAGCTGCTGCCGGTGCACGCCTTCGCCACCGAGCCGCGGCTGCTGCAGCTCGGACTGTCGAACTACTGGGGCTACAACTCGCTGAACTTCTTCACCCCCCACGCTCCCTACGCCACAGCGGCGAGCCGCGCCGAGGGGCCCGAAGCGGTGCTGCGCGAGTTCAAGGGCATGGTGAAACTCCTCCACGAGGCGGGCCTGGAGGTTCTTCTCGACGTCGTCTACAACCACACGGCGGAAGAGGGCATCGGCGGCCCCCGCACGAGCCTGCGCGGCCTCGACAACAGGGCCTACTACCGGCAGACAGCCGAGGGCGCGTACATCGACGAGACCGGCTGCGGCAACGCCGTGAACACCTCGACGGACGCCGCCGCGCGTCTGATCCTGGATTCGTTGAGGTACTGGAGCGAAGAGGTCCAGATCGACGGCTTCCGCTTCGATCTGGCGGTCACCCTCGGTCGCGACGAGCACCATTCGTTCACGCCCGAGCATCCCCTGCTCCAGGCGATCCGCGACGACGACCGGTTGGCGAGCACCAAGCTGATCGCCGAACCGTGGGACGTCGGAATGGGCGGCTGGCAGACCGGCAACTTCGGCGAGGGCTGGCTCGAGTGGAACGATCGGTACCGCGACCGCGTCCGCAACTTCTGGCTGAGCGACATCGACTACGCACGTCGGGCCGCCACCGCCCCCGTCGGGATCGGGGGCTTCGCCACGCGGCTCGCGGGGTCGTCCAACACCTTCAGCGAGGAGCGCGGCCCGCTCGCGAGCGTCAATTTCGTCACCGCTCACGACGGTTTCACACTGCGTGACCTCGTGTCGTACGACGTCAAGCACAACCTCGGCAACGGCGAGCAGAATCGCGACGGGGCCGACACGAACCGGTCCTTCAACCACGGCGCCGAAGGGCGCACCGACGACGAGCGCGTGCTCGCCACCCGACGCAAAGCCATGCGCAACCTCATGGGTACTCTGCTGCTCTCGGCGGGAGTGCCCATGATCACGGCCGGCGACGAGATGGGGCGCACGCAGCGCGGGAACAACAACGCCTACTGCCACGACTCCGCGCTCACCTGGCTCTCGTGGGACCTGGCGCCGTGGCAGCGCGATCTCTTCGCGCACACGCAGCGGCTCACGCAGCTCCGGCGCGAGAACCCCGCGCTGCGCCCGCGACGATTCGCCCGGCTCGGCGAGGTCATCCCCTCGGCATCCGTCATGGAATGGTTCGACGAACGCGGCGAGACGATGTCGATCGACGGCTGGAACGACCCCGCGCACCGGACGCTGCAGTATCTGGCGACCTCGACGCCCGAGGACGAGGAGCCCAACCGCGTGCTGCTCGTCGTCCACGGCACCGAGGCAGCCACCGAGATCGTCCTCCCCGAGCTCGAGGGCGCGCGGTACGTCTCGCTGTGGTCGAGCGCAGACGAGAGGCCGTCCGACCAGGCCGAGCGTTTCGCTCCCGGAGACGTGGTCCCCGTCGCCGGGGCCAGCATGCGCCTGTTCCGCGTCGACTGA